TCACCACCTATGGTGCCCTACCAGAAAGGGCAGATAGGTACCGCCCCCAGTTCCAATGCCAATCCACCCGAGGCCTTCCCATCCCTTCTTACAGAAGCAAGGTAAAGACCACATATTCCAGTGAGTATGGCAGCAGAGCACACAATCGAGATCGAGACTGACGGACACCCAATCAGCAATTTTTGTAGGCCTCACCTGAATACAGGTAGGTGAGTCAAGGTTCAGCCTGGTTCTTTGCAATGATACCAAGAGTCCTCGTAAGCCTCGAGCCAGGAACCCCCTCTCCATTGGTAaattactccctcacccttgtcctTAATGTCTGCGTCTGCTCTGAACCCAATGCCAGTCAGCCCTTACTGCTTTCCTCGCGGTCAGCCCCAAGTTGAAGCCTGGCGCGGCCCAGGGGGCGGGTCCATCTAGGGTAGGGGAGGGGGACTGGGCGGGGACTGGAGGAGGGGGCGCGGTCTCAGTTCTGCCACCTTCCTCCGGGCCGGGagcgcagccgccgccgccgccgccgccgccgccgccgctgcgtCCTCTCAGCCTTGCGCTCCGCCCGCTGCCTCCGCCGCCGCAGCCCGGCCCAGGAGCGCAGAGCCTCGGGCACCGGCCCCGCAGCCTAACCACCCTTCGGGCCGCGTGCGCTGCGGCCAGCATGGGGGGCCACTAAGAGCGGGCACTCCTTCCCTCTGGCACCTCCCCCGGTCCCTGGCCACTGGACTCCGGCCAGGGCACCTCGGGCACCTCTGGCCCCCAGTCCGGCGCCTGGCACGGCCCTCCGCTCTGACCCTCCGGCTCTGAGCACCGtgtccccacccccccgcctGTGCCTGGGACACCTGGGTCCCCCGGCGGCCCCGAAcagaggggcgggggggggggcatgaAGCCGCTGGAGAAATTTCTGAAGAAGCAGACGTCGCAGCTGGCGGGGCGAACGGTGGCGGGAGGTCCCGGCGGGGGTCCAGGGAGCTGCGGCGggcctggagggggtgggggacctGGCGGGGGCGGCGGTCTAGCTGGGGGACCGCGGCCGCTGCAGCGGCGTCAGAGCGTGTCTCGTCTACTGCTCCCAGCTTTCCTCCGGGAGCCCCTCGCCGAGCCGGGTCTGGAACCGCCCCCAGAGGAGGACGGAGGAGAGCCGGCGGGGGTCGCGGAGGATCTCGGCAGCGGGGGGCCCTGTTGGCTGCAGCTGGAGGAGGTGCCGGGGCCCGGGCCTCTCGGGGGAGGGGGTCCCCTGCGCTCCCCTTCCTCATACTCCTCAGACGAGCTGTCCCCGGGCGAGCCTCTGACTTCCCCACCCTGGGCCCCCCTGGGCGCCCCCGAGCGGCCGGAGCATCTTCTGAACCGGGTTCTGGAGCGGCTGGCCGGAGGGGCCACCAGGGACAGCGCCGCCTCAGGTAAGGGGTGGCTGGCTCATCCATCCCAGAGTAGGGGGTTGCCACCTGGTTCCTCTTCCTTTGCCCTTGGACGGTGGGTGGGGGTTGCCCTATGCCGAGCCTCGacgtggcgggggcgggggggggttgAGTGGTCAGCTGGGGGCCTATGGGAGGAACAGACCTTTCTGCAGCAGAGAAGTGGCAGTGCCACCTTCCTCCCTATAGCAGCCTCACCCACGGCTGCAGAAGAAGCTGACCCCCTTTCTCTCCTTAAGCCACCCTTCCTCTCACCTGGACATTTCATCTAGACCCTCATGGGTCCCTGATGCTGACTACCTCCTTCTGTGGCCCAAAATTAAGGCCTGATACACTAAGATGGAAGCTGCCCAGACCAGTCAGTGCAGCCCCCTAGAGGTGGCCAAGCCCCACAAGACCTTCCAGGAGTCCCCGATTCCATTTAGAAGCCCCAGAGCAGAGGGCTGGCCCACTCAGTGGGGCAGTGCCAGACAGGCACACGGCCCAAGCTGCCTTCTGGGCTCCGGCAAAGGGATGCATTGTCCTTAGCagcttggggggagggaggtatTCTAGTTGGGGGCTGACTCAGAAGATATTTGTTGGGGGAGAGGTAGCTGGGCCGACATCAGGGCCCTGCAGCATCCCGGGGGGTCTGAACCTCTCTGACTCCCACCCTTCCGGTGGCAGGCCTCAGCACATGgcctctttaaaaaataaccgCACCCTGAGAGGCTTATTCCCTGAATGATGATGCTATTTTGCCACTCCCCACCAGCACCCCTACTAAGGGGattctgaggaaactgaggcctcagaTTGCTGGTTAGTGGCTGAGGTAGAAGACCGGAGGGTCTTTAGGGCTAGCTCTCGGCATTTCACTAAGCCCAGCAGGGTCTGAGGATTGGGAGCCCTGGTTGAGGGCCTAAAGATGGGGTTTCATGCTTTACTCCCAGACCTTTGCAGGGAGTCCTAACCCAGGTGTGTGGAATGGGGCTCCACTCCCCTAGATTTTTCTCAACACCCAGCTACTCTCCTTGGCTCAGGTTGTAGTTGCCCTGGGGAGCTGACACCTTTTggatttaattagaaaaatatcagacacacacagctctctTAACCATAACTTCCCGCCTACACCACACACCCTATGTCTCTATGACACATTCCCTGGGGAGGCTGTACATTGGACCAGAGCCTGCCTTGGAAGAGACAGACGCCAAACTGTAGCCCCCATAGCAGCATCTCCCCCACTCTGCCCCCACGTTCCTCTTCCTTTGCTCTGTTTAGCTCTCCTGTGAGATAAAGAGTAGAGGAAAGATTTTGGGCATCCCTATTCCTCGTCCCCATCCCTGGAGCTGAGGGTCAGGGCTGGGGGGCTCAGACTCACTTTAAAAACTGggcagagaggaaaagggaaaaactgTCTTTCCCCTTCCGCAGGGGCGGGGGCCTGGTGCCACAGACGCtgctcagtctcccctggggAAGGACTCTTGAACTGCTTGTCACCGTATTATCTGGACTGGCAGGCTGGATCCCCAGATTAACTGCTTTGGGGAACCCCAAAGCAGTCCCAGAGTGAATGAGAATCAGCTTAACCTGCCACTCTGATATTCTCCAATATAACCAATGTTCTTAAGCCATCTCGGTTCCCTCCCAGGGCGTGTGGGAGGAGGGGGCTTACAGAAGGTACCCCAAACTAACCAAAGGCTCTCAAACGGCGAAGCAGCCCCACCTGCCCACTGCACTCTGACGCTCTGCTCGCCTCAGGCATggtgagaaaagaacaaagactCAGGAGTCTGGGTTCTTCCTCCAGCTCCAGGCAGGTCCCTcccagctctgggcctcagtttctcatttgtgaaatgaagtAGTTGAAGTAGGGGATCTTGTGTTCATTCTCCGGCTCCACCTTCATGGCTGGACTTGGAGGCCAGGGGATGGTGAGCCGGGGGCCATCAGAAGCCTTGGTTTTGCCCTGGGACAGTACCTGGGGACCTGGCCCTAACCTGTCCTGGTGAGGACACCTGGCTCCCTCCCCGAACCCTGCCTGTCTGTTTGTGCCAggctgccctgccccaccccagggctgGCTGCAAGTCAGGGCGACCTTGTACCTGGCTGACTGGCTGAGCCAGGCCCAGATGGGGGTGTGGAGGGGGAAAGGGTGGTGTAAGGAACCACTCCCCTCCACCCTTCCATCATTAACTCTTCCATCCCTAGGCATCCGGAGGACACAGGCTTTCTATTTAAAGGCTTTGGGATCAAAGAGATGGCAGTTGCTCCCTCTCCCTTTGAATGGGGCTGGTTCTCACCTGCCTAGTTGGAACTCAAATCTGTTAGGTAGGGAGTGAGGAGGGGcggaggaacacacacacacacacacacacacacacacacacatgctgacccTAACCTCTGTGCTTAAAAGTTCTCTTTGTCTAGAGACACTTCTGGGGGctacctcttcctctttttttcaggCAGATCTCAAGCTTGGTGTCTTAACTGACCAGCTTCCCACACACATTGGAGAGAAGTGGGCGTGGCCATGCAAGCACGCCCCCTCCTTCTCTCCAGCCGCCTTGGCAGCTGGCAACCCCACTCCCGCAGGGGCTGCCCAGAACcttcacatgtgtgtgtgtgcgcgcacgtgtgtgtgcagAGCGTGACTGGGCAGGTGGCTGGGGCTCCAGCCTGGCTAAAGAGAATTTGCCCTCGGAGGCAAGAGAGGGGGCGGTGAGTGTCAAATTGGGTCCTGGAAGTGCCCTCCCGACATCAGCGGTGGCAATTGCTCTCTACAGATATCCTGCTGGATGACATCGTCCTCAcccattctctcttccttcccacgGAGAAGTTTCTGCAGGAGCTACACCAGTAATATCCTTTTGTGGAGTTTGCAAAAGGGGAGGTCAGGAGTGAGCCACCCCCCTTCACCCGACATGTGATGTGAGGGTCTAAGCTCTTCCCTAGAAAACACACCTGGGTTTCAATTCCAGGTTAttcactcaccagctgtgtgaccttgggcagctcaCCTAACctcctggggcctcagtttcctcttctgtaaaacggGGGTAAATAGCACCTGCCCTGCCTCTCTATGGGGCTGCTGTGGAGACCATTCTGCCAGCAGATGTGGGAGTGCTCTGGAGACTGCAGAGCCCTGTATAGATGTAAGGTGTTATTACTCTATGAAGAGTGCCTCTCTCCCCACTGAATTATTACTCTAAACATCTGGTTGCCCAGTGAGTTATTACAGGGTCTGATGTAAACATCAGGTCATGGCCGTGCTTCAGTAGGGTCTACTAGAGACAAGCCACTGGCTGGGCTGTTCAGAGGGCCTCTCACCAAGTTATTCTGGGACCTAATTGTAAACGTCAGACCAGTGAGTAGAATATCATAGGCTCTCTTAGAAACACCAGGCCTTACACTGAAGTATGGTCAGGCTTGTGCTTAGCACCATTGGCCTTTATCAGCCTGCTGTATGCTCCAGGCTGTGGGCTGATCAGGCGTTGGGTGCGTCCAGGCAGAGTAGCTTCTAGTGAATTTTCTCAGGTGAAATTCAAACAGGCAGGGGCAGGAGCTGGATGTGGTCAAGTGAGTGCCATCCCTACCTACTCTGGCAAAAACCTGGGCTGGGGCATGAGGTGGTCTTGGTTCCAAGGGCCCTTGGAGCCCCTTTCTCCATGGCCCCAAacctagagaatttttagggGTAGCCTTGCCTCCCATTGCCTCCCATACCCCTTCCCCGCGTCCTCAGGTCTGCCTGCCCGGGGCTTTTTCTTAACTTAGGGGTCAGCTTTGTTTGGGCAGGAGGCATGGTGGGCCCCGAGGGGCTTGGCCGGAAGCAGGCCTGTCTAGCCATGCTCCTTCATTTCTTGGACACCTACCAGGGGCTGCTGCaggaggaagagggggctggCCGCATCATCAAGGTGGGCCTGGGATGAGAAGGTGGGTGAGCAGGCTGTTTGCTCTGGAAGGGGGCCCCTTTGAAGGAACCATACTTCTCAAGCTGGGTACCTGGAAGGAAATGATGCCAGTGAGCCTTAGCATGTCCATGGAGACCCTGCCCCGCCCTTGCAGAGAGTGATGCTTGAGACCCCTGCCCTCACCTTCTCTCTCCTCATCTCTGCAGGATCTGTACCTGCTGATTATGAAGGATGAGTCCCTTTACCAGGACCTGCGAGAGGACACACTGAGGCTGCACCACCTTGTGGAAACAGTGGAGCTGAAGTGAGGGgaacaggctgggggaggggacaggaaagAAATGCCCCTTGTTCCTCTAGTACAGGgctgggtgcctgtggcctttGGGCTCCAAGATGCTTTTATTTCATTCCCTTTCTCTTACTGGAGAGTAGCACAAAGCACTGTCCCCAGTCATGTTTGGGGTCCATTCTCCCATCCATTGATTTGTCAATCCAATGGTGTACTGATAAATATTGAACCATCAGCTCTTCAGGAGAAAGAGCCCTGGTTTATAGCTTTTGCCGATTCTCATGGTGTAAATTCTCTCACTGTGGTTGATTCCAAGCTACCAGTATGACATCACTGAACGTGAAGTTGGGAACAGATGTGCCGTAGCAGGCCATGAGGTACTATCTTCACCATATAAATCCAACAGACGTTTGGATTTGTGTATTAACGTGAAGAGCATAGATAAGAGTAAAAGGTAGTGAAACAACTAGGAAACTACTTTTTGGGTAATAATTTGGCCGTTAGTTtataaaacacatatatatatatatgtttatatataattatatattttatatatatgtaagtttacatatatatgtgtaattaatttttgaatgGTTATGTTTAAAACCAGTTGGCAAACCTCCCCAAAATTTAACCATCTGCTTTCATGAACCAGTGTGAGCTGGCTTCAGGACACTACtgcatccatccctccatctttTCAGCCCTTTCAGCTTCTCTCTGCTCCATCCCACCATCATAACCCTCATTTAGGCGTCattatctctcacctggattatcGCCACAGCCTCCCATCCAGGGCTTCAGCTTATGGTTTTGCGTCTTTCTTATGCTGACCCCAGAGAGAGCTTTCAAACTTGACAACATTGTGCTTCTGTTCCAAAAATATCCACAGCCCCCCATTGCCTACAAGATAAAGTTGCAACATCCTAGactctctctttctgcctcctgGTCATCCTTCCCATCTCATCTCCCACAACCCCCTTCACCCGTGACACTCCCTATACACCCCACCATTCCATGAACACCTTTGTGTTCCCAACTTCCTGCTGTCACTTATGTGGTTCACCCCAGcgtgccctcctcccacccccttctCTTCCTGTTGTCCTTCAAGGTCCAGGTCAAATGCCATCCTCCCAGTGAAGGCATCTTTTAGCAGTAGCTGTCCCTCCCCCATACCAACGTAACTCTTCTCGTACCTTTATTATATCACCTAACACCTCCTGCCTCGTGTTAGATGTAGCTGTATGCACGTCTGTCTCCCTCCCAGACTgtgaagttctttttttcttttaatttattttatttttggccgcgttgggtcttcattgctgcgcgcgggctttctctagttgcagcgagcgggggctgctctttgttgaggtgcatgagcctctcattgcagtggcttctcttgttgcagagcacaggctctaggcgcacgggcttcagtagttgtggcacacgggctcagtagttgtggctcgtaggctctagggtgtagcctcagtagttgtggagcacaggcttagttgctctgcggcatgtgagatcttcccggaccagggcttgaaccgtgttccttgcactggcaggcggattcttaaccactgcaccaccggggaagtcccccagACTGTGAAGTTCTTGTTGGCAAAATTCAGCAAACAGCTGATGACCtacacctaccatgtgccaggcagtgtgctagaCCTGtaggatgaaaataaaattcagtcaGCTCTCAATCTTGTAAAAGAGATAAGACATTAGCCCAATGTCCTACAGCTATTAAGACAAAATGGTGACCTCTCCTGGTGGGTGGGATGGATAGAGAAGAATTCACGGAAGAGGTGGCATTTGATTTGGGTCATTCAGACAGTTGTCCCATGCTGGCCATTGTCCTCTCTTCTTACCCCCTTCACCACTCTCTGAACCTGATGCCGGGGCATCCTTGACCAGTTCTGATATCCCCGATGGATGTTGCCTGCCTTGCATGGAGTATGCCTGGCAGGACTTCCTGATGCCCAGCTGTGTCCACACCAGGATCCCGGACGAGAGCCAGCTGCCCAGCAAGCAGGTGAAGCCACTCTTCCGCCACTTCCGTCGGATAGACTCCTGTCTGCAGACCCGCGTGGCCTTCCGGGGCTCCGATGAGAGTGAGTGTGGACCGTAGGAGGGGCAGGGCTTTCTTAGTGGCTCCAGGGGCCCTGAGGGGTCTCCGGATCTCGGGCACCCTCTGTGGAGTCTCCCTGTGTCATAGAACCAGTCCTTTGCACAGCATATTTTTCAGAGGCCAACCAATTTcaggttggggtggggtggggaacagGGGTGCCCAGGAGGGAACTGTGCTGATGCTGCTGTTCTGCCCACTGGTGAAAATCCGCCTCCCGGTCTCTATCCAGTCTTCTGCCGGGTCTATATGCCTGACCACTCCTACGTGACCATACGCAGCCGCCTCTCAGCATCTGTGCAGGACATTCTGGGCTCTGTGACGGAGAAATTGCAGTACTCAGAGGAGCCTGCGGGGCGTGAGGATTCCCTCATCCTGGTAGCTGTGGCCTCCTCAGGAGGTGAGGGTCGGAAGGAGCTGGGCTgggaagcgggggggggggggggggggggcacaagAAAAGAAACTCACAAGCCCAGTGCCTTGGGGCAGGAGTAAAGACTGAATTCTAGGCCCTGGCTGCTACTCCAAGTGTGGTCCTGGGACCAGACACatgagcatcacctgggagcttgctaAAAATGCAGTATCTCAGACCCCACTCCAGACCTGCAGAATCAGAATGTgcgttttaacaagatccccgGTTGATTCCTATGCACGTTAAAGTTGGGGAAGCAGTGGTCCAGGACACTTGGATGCTGCTCTGGGTGCTTGCCTCTTACTCACATTGGGATCTTGTCCTTTAACTTCCACGAGCATCTAAGGATGCTACGTTTTTGAGGCCAAAGACACAGGGTGTCTTCCCGGTAGGAAGGCAAAAGCCCTGCAATGTAGTCATAGCCTTATTTTCctctaattcagaaaaaaaaaattcctgcttTCCCAGTGTCACAGGGATGATAGACTAAGAGAAGAGCTATAAAGAAGGTTGGGAGCCAAAAGGAGGTTATAAATGCAAGAGAactcattttttgaaaaatgtcagATAAATATGGCATAAACTGGTGATGATATGAGTCCTGTTAGTCTAGAACATGTCTGGGCAGGATTAGGAGTTTCTGGAGGGGACAGCGGTGGTGGCTGGGGTGTGTGAGGGTACAGGGGCCGGGGCTGAGGCAAGGCAGCTCGTTCTCCTGCAGAGAAGGTCCTTCTCCAGCCGACGGAAGACTGTGTCTTCACCACGCTGGGCATCAACAGCCACCTGTTCGCCTGTACCCGAGACAGCTATGAGGCCCTGGTAAGAACTCCTTCACAAGCCTTGGCTGAGAGGGAGGGCTGAGAGGGGCCGGGAGCAGAAATTCAGAAGCCCAGCCCATGTCCCTGCCTGCCACCAGGTGCCCCTCCCCGAGGAGATCCAGGTCTCCCCTGGAGACACAGAGATCCACCGAGGGGAGCCTGAGGACGTCGCCAACCACCTTACTGCCTTCCACTGGGAGCTGTTCCGCTGTGTGCACGAGGTGGGGATTGAGGCCGGAGCTGGGCTGAGGGTCCGGAGGGAGGCAGCCTCTGGGCTGAAAGTTCTGGTTAGGAACACTCCCTTGCAGCATACCCCGGGGCAATGTGCCACCAGAACCTCTCTAAGCCTTTGTTccctttatcttaaaaaaaaaaaaaaaaaaaaaagcaaagagagagGAAACACCCTGCCTTACCCGCCCCCCTCCCTGGGTGGTTCAGGATCCAATTGCTGCTTACACAGAACCTGACCCACGGTTAGAATTTGTAAAATATTCACTATTAGAAAATAAGGTAAGGACAGTAATGTCGATCAGATGGTTCAGGCGCCTGGCACCGGGTAAGTGTTCAGTAGATGGTAGAGCGTTATTAACgttggttgtcttttctccaccctCTCTGGTGCATCCTGTCCTGTCCcggttttcttctattttccacCCCTCCCGACCCCGTCCTCCTGCCTTACCCTGCTCACCGCCTCGCACCGCCCTCTTCCCACCCGCACTCCCCACGCCCTGGCGGCCCCTCCTGCCACCGCGGGTGCAGCTGGAGTTCGTGGACTACGTG
Above is a genomic segment from Mesoplodon densirostris isolate mMesDen1 chromosome 18, mMesDen1 primary haplotype, whole genome shotgun sequence containing:
- the RAPGEFL1 gene encoding rap guanine nucleotide exchange factor-like 1 yields the protein MKPLEKFLKKQTSQLAGRTVAGGPGGGPGSCGGPGGGGGPGGGGGLAGGPRPLQRRQSVSRLLLPAFLREPLAEPGLEPPPEEDGGEPAGVAEDLGSGGPCWLQLEEVPGPGPLGGGGPLRSPSSYSSDELSPGEPLTSPPWAPLGAPERPEHLLNRVLERLAGGATRDSAASDILLDDIVLTHSLFLPTEKFLQELHQYFVWAGGMVGPEGLGRKQACLAMLLHFLDTYQGLLQEEEGAGRIIKDLYLLIMKDESLYQDLREDTLRLHHLVETVELKIPDESQLPSKQVKPLFRHFRRIDSCLQTRVAFRGSDEIFCRVYMPDHSYVTIRSRLSASVQDILGSVTEKLQYSEEPAGREDSLILVAVASSGEKVLLQPTEDCVFTTLGINSHLFACTRDSYEALVPLPEEIQVSPGDTEIHRGEPEDVANHLTAFHWELFRCVHELEFVDYVFHGERGRRETANLELLLQRCSEVTHWVATEVLLCEAPGKRAQLLKKFIKIAAICKQNQDLLSFYALVMGLDNAAVSRLRLTWEKLPGKFKNLFRKFENLTDPCRNHKSYREVISKMKPPVIPFVPLILKDLTFLHEGSKTLVDGLVNIEKLHSVAEKVRTVRKYRSRPLCLDMEASPHHLQTKAYVRQFQVIDNQNLLFELSYKLEANSQ